A window of Ovis canadensis isolate MfBH-ARS-UI-01 breed Bighorn chromosome X, ARS-UI_OviCan_v2, whole genome shotgun sequence contains these coding sequences:
- the IL13RA2 gene encoding interleukin-13 receptor subunit alpha-2 isoform X1 codes for MKAYSHMRRPCGNNSQEVTESHTFEKIPCEKLCPSANYWRRKWQLTPVLLPGKSHGWRSVSGHFKVLNLREMAFIHLDIRCLYTLLICTAFGSTLSSNAEIKVNPPQDFEIVDPGYLGYLYLQWRPPVSLDNFNKCTVEYELKYRNVDSENWRTIITKNLLYKDGFDLNKGVEAKIHALLPRQCTNGSEVQSSWSEATYWISSQGNLDTKIQDMDCVYYNWQYLLCSWKPGMGAHLDSNYSLYYWYESLDRALECIDYIQAKGKNIGCRFPYLESSDYKDFYICVNGSSESQLIRPSYFIFQLQNIVKPLPPDYLSLTMKNSEVNLKWSIPRGPIPAKCLIYEIEFTEDDTAWVTTTIENEIYITRTSNESLQLCFLVRSKMNIYCADDGIWSEWSDEQCWKGDIWKEILLFFLVPFVLVSLFVSVVTCILLYKQRNLLKMVFHTKKRRPF; via the exons ATCCCTTGTGAAAAACTCTGTCCTTCTGCtaactactggagaaggaaatggcaactcactccagtacttttgcctggaaaatcccatggatggaggagcgtg aGTGGACATTTCAAGGTATTAAATCTTAGAGAAATGGCTTTCATTCATTTGGATATCAGATGTCTATATACCCTTCTTATTTGCACAGCTTTTGGCTCTACTTTGTCTTCAAATGCTGAGATAAAAG TTAATCCTCCTCAGGATTTTGAAATAGTGGACCCTGGATATTTAGGTTATCTCTATTTGCAATGGCGACCTCCAGTGTCTCTggataattttaataaatgcacTGTAGAGTATGAATTAAAATATCGAAATGTTGATAGTGAAAACTGGAGG ACGATCATCACTAAGAATCTACTTTACAAAGATGGGTTTGATCTTAACAAAGGTGTTGAAGCAAAGATACACGCACTTCTGCCAAGGCAATGCACAAATGGATCAGAAGTTCAAAGTTCATGGTCAGAAGCTACTTACTGGATATCATCACAAG GAAATTTGGACACTAAAATTCAGGATATGGATTGTGTATATTACAACTGGCAATATTTACTCTGCTCTTGGAAACCTGGCATGGGTGCCCACTTGGATAGCAACTACAGCTTATATTACTg GTATGAGAGCTTGGACCGTGCGTTAGAGTGTATTGATTATATCCAggctaaaggaaaaaatattgggTGCAGATTTCCCTACTTGGAGTCATCAGACTATAAAGATTTCTACATCTGTGTTAATGGATCATCAGAATCCCAATTAATCAGACCCAGCTATTTCATTTTTCAGCTTCAAAATATAG ttaAACCTTTGCCACCAGACTACCTTAGTCTTACTATGAAGAATTCAGAAGTCAACCTGAAATGGAGCATTCCCAGAGGACCTATTCCAGCAAAATGTCTAATTTATGAAATTGAGTTCACAGAAGATGATACTGCCTGGGTG ACTACCAcaattgaaaatgaaatatacatCACAAGAACATCAAATGAAAGTCTCCAATTATGCTTTTTAGTAAGAagcaaaatgaatatttattgtgcAGATGATGGAATATGGAGTGAGTGGAGTGATGAACAGTGCTGGAAAG GTGACATATGGAAGGAAATCTTACTATTTTTCTTGGTACCATTTGTTCTTGTCTCATTATTTGTTTCAGTAGTTACTTGTATACTTTTATATAAGCAAAGAAATTTATTGAAAATG GTTTTTCATACCAAAAAAAGAAGACCTTTCTAA
- the IL13RA2 gene encoding interleukin-13 receptor subunit alpha-2 isoform X3, whose amino-acid sequence MKAYSHMRRPCGNNSQEVTESHTFEKSGHFKVLNLREMAFIHLDIRCLYTLLICTAFGSTLSSNAEIKVNPPQDFEIVDPGYLGYLYLQWRPPVSLDNFNKCTVEYELKYRNVDSENWRTIITKNLLYKDGFDLNKGVEAKIHALLPRQCTNGSEVQSSWSEATYWISSQGNLDTKIQDMDCVYYNWQYLLCSWKPGMGAHLDSNYSLYYWYESLDRALECIDYIQAKGKNIGCRFPYLESSDYKDFYICVNGSSESQLIRPSYFIFQLQNIVKPLPPDYLSLTMKNSEVNLKWSIPRGPIPAKCLIYEIEFTEDDTAWVTTTIENEIYITRTSNESLQLCFLVRSKMNIYCADDGIWSEWSDEQCWKGDIWKEILLFFLVPFVLVSLFVSVVTCILLYKQRNLLKMVFHTKKRRPF is encoded by the exons aGTGGACATTTCAAGGTATTAAATCTTAGAGAAATGGCTTTCATTCATTTGGATATCAGATGTCTATATACCCTTCTTATTTGCACAGCTTTTGGCTCTACTTTGTCTTCAAATGCTGAGATAAAAG TTAATCCTCCTCAGGATTTTGAAATAGTGGACCCTGGATATTTAGGTTATCTCTATTTGCAATGGCGACCTCCAGTGTCTCTggataattttaataaatgcacTGTAGAGTATGAATTAAAATATCGAAATGTTGATAGTGAAAACTGGAGG ACGATCATCACTAAGAATCTACTTTACAAAGATGGGTTTGATCTTAACAAAGGTGTTGAAGCAAAGATACACGCACTTCTGCCAAGGCAATGCACAAATGGATCAGAAGTTCAAAGTTCATGGTCAGAAGCTACTTACTGGATATCATCACAAG GAAATTTGGACACTAAAATTCAGGATATGGATTGTGTATATTACAACTGGCAATATTTACTCTGCTCTTGGAAACCTGGCATGGGTGCCCACTTGGATAGCAACTACAGCTTATATTACTg GTATGAGAGCTTGGACCGTGCGTTAGAGTGTATTGATTATATCCAggctaaaggaaaaaatattgggTGCAGATTTCCCTACTTGGAGTCATCAGACTATAAAGATTTCTACATCTGTGTTAATGGATCATCAGAATCCCAATTAATCAGACCCAGCTATTTCATTTTTCAGCTTCAAAATATAG ttaAACCTTTGCCACCAGACTACCTTAGTCTTACTATGAAGAATTCAGAAGTCAACCTGAAATGGAGCATTCCCAGAGGACCTATTCCAGCAAAATGTCTAATTTATGAAATTGAGTTCACAGAAGATGATACTGCCTGGGTG ACTACCAcaattgaaaatgaaatatacatCACAAGAACATCAAATGAAAGTCTCCAATTATGCTTTTTAGTAAGAagcaaaatgaatatttattgtgcAGATGATGGAATATGGAGTGAGTGGAGTGATGAACAGTGCTGGAAAG GTGACATATGGAAGGAAATCTTACTATTTTTCTTGGTACCATTTGTTCTTGTCTCATTATTTGTTTCAGTAGTTACTTGTATACTTTTATATAAGCAAAGAAATTTATTGAAAATG GTTTTTCATACCAAAAAAAGAAGACCTTTCTAA
- the IL13RA2 gene encoding interleukin-13 receptor subunit alpha-2 isoform X2 has translation MKKVRFMWSEADQVYLIKVKFHEQSRPCGNNSQEVTESHTFEKSGHFKVLNLREMAFIHLDIRCLYTLLICTAFGSTLSSNAEIKVNPPQDFEIVDPGYLGYLYLQWRPPVSLDNFNKCTVEYELKYRNVDSENWRTIITKNLLYKDGFDLNKGVEAKIHALLPRQCTNGSEVQSSWSEATYWISSQGNLDTKIQDMDCVYYNWQYLLCSWKPGMGAHLDSNYSLYYWYESLDRALECIDYIQAKGKNIGCRFPYLESSDYKDFYICVNGSSESQLIRPSYFIFQLQNIVKPLPPDYLSLTMKNSEVNLKWSIPRGPIPAKCLIYEIEFTEDDTAWVTTTIENEIYITRTSNESLQLCFLVRSKMNIYCADDGIWSEWSDEQCWKGDIWKEILLFFLVPFVLVSLFVSVVTCILLYKQRNLLKMVFHTKKRRPF, from the exons aGTGGACATTTCAAGGTATTAAATCTTAGAGAAATGGCTTTCATTCATTTGGATATCAGATGTCTATATACCCTTCTTATTTGCACAGCTTTTGGCTCTACTTTGTCTTCAAATGCTGAGATAAAAG TTAATCCTCCTCAGGATTTTGAAATAGTGGACCCTGGATATTTAGGTTATCTCTATTTGCAATGGCGACCTCCAGTGTCTCTggataattttaataaatgcacTGTAGAGTATGAATTAAAATATCGAAATGTTGATAGTGAAAACTGGAGG ACGATCATCACTAAGAATCTACTTTACAAAGATGGGTTTGATCTTAACAAAGGTGTTGAAGCAAAGATACACGCACTTCTGCCAAGGCAATGCACAAATGGATCAGAAGTTCAAAGTTCATGGTCAGAAGCTACTTACTGGATATCATCACAAG GAAATTTGGACACTAAAATTCAGGATATGGATTGTGTATATTACAACTGGCAATATTTACTCTGCTCTTGGAAACCTGGCATGGGTGCCCACTTGGATAGCAACTACAGCTTATATTACTg GTATGAGAGCTTGGACCGTGCGTTAGAGTGTATTGATTATATCCAggctaaaggaaaaaatattgggTGCAGATTTCCCTACTTGGAGTCATCAGACTATAAAGATTTCTACATCTGTGTTAATGGATCATCAGAATCCCAATTAATCAGACCCAGCTATTTCATTTTTCAGCTTCAAAATATAG ttaAACCTTTGCCACCAGACTACCTTAGTCTTACTATGAAGAATTCAGAAGTCAACCTGAAATGGAGCATTCCCAGAGGACCTATTCCAGCAAAATGTCTAATTTATGAAATTGAGTTCACAGAAGATGATACTGCCTGGGTG ACTACCAcaattgaaaatgaaatatacatCACAAGAACATCAAATGAAAGTCTCCAATTATGCTTTTTAGTAAGAagcaaaatgaatatttattgtgcAGATGATGGAATATGGAGTGAGTGGAGTGATGAACAGTGCTGGAAAG GTGACATATGGAAGGAAATCTTACTATTTTTCTTGGTACCATTTGTTCTTGTCTCATTATTTGTTTCAGTAGTTACTTGTATACTTTTATATAAGCAAAGAAATTTATTGAAAATG GTTTTTCATACCAAAAAAAGAAGACCTTTCTAA
- the IL13RA2 gene encoding interleukin-13 receptor subunit alpha-2 isoform X4, giving the protein MAFIHLDIRCLYTLLICTAFGSTLSSNAEIKVNPPQDFEIVDPGYLGYLYLQWRPPVSLDNFNKCTVEYELKYRNVDSENWRTIITKNLLYKDGFDLNKGVEAKIHALLPRQCTNGSEVQSSWSEATYWISSQGNLDTKIQDMDCVYYNWQYLLCSWKPGMGAHLDSNYSLYYWYESLDRALECIDYIQAKGKNIGCRFPYLESSDYKDFYICVNGSSESQLIRPSYFIFQLQNIVKPLPPDYLSLTMKNSEVNLKWSIPRGPIPAKCLIYEIEFTEDDTAWVTTTIENEIYITRTSNESLQLCFLVRSKMNIYCADDGIWSEWSDEQCWKGDIWKEILLFFLVPFVLVSLFVSVVTCILLYKQRNLLKMVFHTKKRRPF; this is encoded by the exons ATGGCTTTCATTCATTTGGATATCAGATGTCTATATACCCTTCTTATTTGCACAGCTTTTGGCTCTACTTTGTCTTCAAATGCTGAGATAAAAG TTAATCCTCCTCAGGATTTTGAAATAGTGGACCCTGGATATTTAGGTTATCTCTATTTGCAATGGCGACCTCCAGTGTCTCTggataattttaataaatgcacTGTAGAGTATGAATTAAAATATCGAAATGTTGATAGTGAAAACTGGAGG ACGATCATCACTAAGAATCTACTTTACAAAGATGGGTTTGATCTTAACAAAGGTGTTGAAGCAAAGATACACGCACTTCTGCCAAGGCAATGCACAAATGGATCAGAAGTTCAAAGTTCATGGTCAGAAGCTACTTACTGGATATCATCACAAG GAAATTTGGACACTAAAATTCAGGATATGGATTGTGTATATTACAACTGGCAATATTTACTCTGCTCTTGGAAACCTGGCATGGGTGCCCACTTGGATAGCAACTACAGCTTATATTACTg GTATGAGAGCTTGGACCGTGCGTTAGAGTGTATTGATTATATCCAggctaaaggaaaaaatattgggTGCAGATTTCCCTACTTGGAGTCATCAGACTATAAAGATTTCTACATCTGTGTTAATGGATCATCAGAATCCCAATTAATCAGACCCAGCTATTTCATTTTTCAGCTTCAAAATATAG ttaAACCTTTGCCACCAGACTACCTTAGTCTTACTATGAAGAATTCAGAAGTCAACCTGAAATGGAGCATTCCCAGAGGACCTATTCCAGCAAAATGTCTAATTTATGAAATTGAGTTCACAGAAGATGATACTGCCTGGGTG ACTACCAcaattgaaaatgaaatatacatCACAAGAACATCAAATGAAAGTCTCCAATTATGCTTTTTAGTAAGAagcaaaatgaatatttattgtgcAGATGATGGAATATGGAGTGAGTGGAGTGATGAACAGTGCTGGAAAG GTGACATATGGAAGGAAATCTTACTATTTTTCTTGGTACCATTTGTTCTTGTCTCATTATTTGTTTCAGTAGTTACTTGTATACTTTTATATAAGCAAAGAAATTTATTGAAAATG GTTTTTCATACCAAAAAAAGAAGACCTTTCTAA